The following coding sequences lie in one Rutidosis leptorrhynchoides isolate AG116_Rl617_1_P2 chromosome 4, CSIRO_AGI_Rlap_v1, whole genome shotgun sequence genomic window:
- the LOC139841628 gene encoding protein LIGHT-DEPENDENT SHORT HYPOCOTYLS 5-like: MDLPSGSSGPRTGPSNPDGVTEPAAAGSSRSPAATQQPLSRYESQKRRDWNTFLQYLKNHKPPLTLARCSGAHVIEFLKYLDQFGKTKVHVTGCPYFGFPNPPAPCACSLKQAWGSLDALIGRLRAAYEENGGQPDSNPFGARAVRIYLREVKDSQAKARGIPYEKKKRKRGGSSSTANVTATAPNTAADGGDGGGGGGGASGDISSSEPAPVTSTV; the protein is encoded by the coding sequence ATGGATTTACCATCAGGATCTAGCGGACCAAGAACTGGTCCGTCAAATCCTGATGGTGTAACAGAACCAGCCGCCGCAGGATCATCAAGATCTCCTGCGGCTACTCAACAACCCTTAAGTCGTTACGAGTCACAAAAACGGCGTGACTGGAACACGTTCTTACAATACTTAAAAAACCACAAGCCTCCGTTAACGCTTGCACGTTGTAGCGGAGCACACGTTATCGAGTTTCTTAAGTATCTCGATCAATTTGGGAAGACGAAGGTGCACGTAACTGGTTGTCCGTACTTCGGCTTCCCAAATCCACCTGCCCCGTGTGCTTGTTCGTTGAAACAAGCTTGGGGCAGCCTCGACGCACTAATTGGGCGGCTTCGAGCTGCGTATGAGGAGAACGGCGGGCAGCCCGATTCGAACCCGTTTGGTGCTAGAGCCGTGAGGATTTATTTAAGGGAAGTTAAAGATAGTCAAGCAAAAGCTAGGGGTATTCCAtatgaaaagaagaagagaaaaagaggTGGTAGTAGTAGTACGGCCAACGTCACCGCAACGGCACCGAATACGGCAGcagatggtggtgatggtggtggtggtggtggtggagctagTGGCGATATATCTAGCAGTGAGCCTGCTCCGGTTACTTCCActgtatag